CCGCGCTGACACCGACGGCATTCCCAAGATTCTGAGTCATTTTCACAGGAGCACCGCGTTCCCCTAAGTTAGCCAAATCCGGAAAGGGTGCATTTAAGGGGACCGCAGCATCCTCCGCAAAATTCCACCGCACCCCGACTTTTTCCCATTCAGGAGCTGACTTCGGAATCTTAAAGGCCGAATTATGAGAGGGTCCGTAAGCATACACCGGCCAATTTCGAGGAAATCCCGCGGTATCCGGTGGCAACGGCAATGCCGGAGCCACTTGATCTACGATTTCTCTTACCAAACCGGCTCCCTGTTCCGCTAAACGTTCTACCTGGTAACCTTGGGCCTTAAGCCCGGCGATAATGGCCGGGCTGATTTGTTGGGCATTGCCGAGAACATAGATCATAGGCTTACCAGACGTCAATTGAAATGGCTGCACTGTCCCCGCGGGAGCGACTTGCGGAACGCTCAATGCCGCTAAAGCCTGTTCAGTGGCTTGACCTAGCACATGCGCATTGTCAACCAGCAATAGGGCTCCTGATAATTTCGTGGCGAGCGCTTGTCCCAAGGCAATCCCCTCACTATCAGTCGGAGAACACAAAATGACCGTCTTTGTCCCGCTGGGAAAGAGTCGAACGGCCATTTGCGCTGTAGCTTCTGCTGTTAAGCCGTCTGCCGCTTTGTGGTTATCGGCCAAGACACTTGAGCCCGTCCCCAATGCCATAAAGCCAAGGCTCACAACCCCTGCAACTCCAAGAATCATCATGCTTGTTTTGTTCAATTTGCTCACCTCTTTTTGAGTGGGTTTATTCCTATCCCACTGTATAAAGAGGGAATTCTTGGATGCTATTGAACATTGTCTTATTTTTTTCTAAGACAGTTCAAAACATTGAAATTCTTCAAATTTCCGATGATAATAATAAAGGACTATGACGCACTGGACGTGGTGGAGACTTTTGTTAAGGAGAAAGAGGACTGACAATTTATGTTTTACAGTCTTGATCCCCCTAAGGTTCTTATTGGTTTACGGTTAACGGTTCCCATCTTATGTTTTGCCGAATTAATCAATATATCCCGGGACATTTGGCCAGCAATCGGCATTGGTTCACTGGCATTATTGGATGTTCTTTGGTGTGTATGGCAGGTTTACCGCGGTACAGAAATAGTCAATTCTTGTGTCCGGGATATCCTCTATGCGTTGGCCTTCTACATTCTCTATCTCATGAGCCCCAATGTTCCCGGGTTAATTCTGGCTCCCATCGCTATTGCCGAAGGGGCTTATTGGTTTGCAACATTTAATATCCAACTCGTCGGCGCAGGTTTTCTCTTGATTGGATTTCGCATGTGGTCTTTACATCACTTAATGCATACTTTTCCTCACCCGAATTGGCCGATTATCATGACACTGTTGCTCATCATCTCCAGTCTTTTTGGTTATCTCATTCGTCAACTCACTGAGAGTCATCGAAAACTTCAACAACTGTACGATAACAGCCTGATTGTGATAAATGAGTTTGTGAACACCTTAGAAGCACATATTGACCATCCTTTGACTCCGGATCTACTCACTGGTGATGCAGGTCTTGTCAAAGAACGTTCCCGCGATCTCGCCCTTGCGCTTAAGCAGGAATTAGCACCGCCCTTGACCGCACCTTCTATATTAACCCCGCGCGAACAGGAAGTATTAAATTTGATGGCACAAGATTATTCTTACCGTACCATTGCGCATCTTCTTCAGGTTAGTCCGGGAACGGTGCGAGCACATGTTGCCAGCATCTATCGCAAAGCCGATGTGCATAATAAAGAAGAAGCATTAATGTGGGCCAAACACTGTGGGTTAATTCCGTCTTGATCATACCTGTAATCATAATCAACTTGATCATAAACAATTTAACGATCATTTTAATTCAACCCCAATAATGGCCATGGGATTCATCTCTTGGCCCGAGAATTCAGCAAATCCGCCAATCGAATTGGAACAAAAAAATTCCAAGTCCATCATCGGGTTCGTTGGGCTAGGACAATTCATGGTGATGTGTCGGATAACTGGTGGAAAAGAAAATCTGTTCGCTTAGCGTTGCGTTAACTCCCGTCTTCGTATAGTTCAAGACGCATGAAACACGGGCAAAACGTAAGACTTCTGAAATAACTTATTTTTTGGTATTTCCTTGTTCATTTCGTTGACTGTGATCCTCGTTAGAATCAAAGTCGACAATGTTTGCGAAAGTCCGGTTTTTCGCGTACAAATTCTGGCTGCTTTTTATCTTGTGAAGACTTTCCGAGTCACCTAATCCCCGATTTACCATACGATCATGCTGGCGAAGCAACTGCTGCAATGCGCCGTTCTGCAATGAATTTAAGACGCCTTCGATTTTATTAACAGCTGTGGTTACTTCCAGTAATTTTGTATTGGCCTCTTTGTTCATATTAATTCCTTGCCACGTAAAAATCGCCCCAATAATACCAAGAAATACGGCAATAACACTGATAATGATACTCGACCACGTTAGTAATGCCGTCATGGTTTTTCATCCTGTCTAGACAAATTCTTCCACAACCAATTATAACACCCTTCGTCGTCAAAACCGGCACCGGCCCACATCGGCCCCACTTCGACAACGAGAATTTCCATATGTTGCGGTACATAAGCAAGGCATTTTCTTAGGACTTCTTTAGCAGTATCCTCGCTTTTTATGAGCCACGTTGATTCCAGGTGATGCCACCATGATGGATAGCTTTTTAGATGGTCTATCAGGCTTTGGTAATCTTCGGGATCGTTTCCACGAATATCATAGGTCACGCAATATTGAGGCATTTCTCTCCTCCTAATTCAACCAATGGGTCGAAACGGCTCTATGTCTAGATTATATTAGTCAAATGGACAGGCGAAGCATGAGGTGAAAATGGCGGACATTATCTAACAATACAATATACATTTAGTATGCCTAAAACGTCTGTAGAATGTCTAGAAAATTTTTATAAACAACTGCTGCCCTGAAAAGATAAATTTCAGCTTTAGCGACAGCAGGACGGTCTCGAAAATGGCCACAAATATTATCTACTCAATGAGAATCGATAACAATTCCAGGCGGCAAACAACGATTATAACCACTACACGGACCAAATTCCGTATCCTATTTCCACTTAACAAAACCAAGAAATCAAAAATACTCAGGTTATAAATCTAGTTATAAAATCCGGTCAAATATAGTACCATAGATTTGATATCGTTGTCCCTTGAAGAAGAGAGAACGCTCAATGGCGATTTATCTGGATTCTTCAACGGGATTGAACGATCACCCTCATAAGGCAAAAACTGCATGTCTTTTGGCCATTCCGAAAATCGCTATAAAGATAAGGCGAAAGAGACCGAAGCAGGAGGTCGAAAAAATGATTTGGAGTAATGGAGCCTGCTTTGTGGTAAACAGTCAGTTTGCTATTGAGCATTGGAATGACAGTCTGAGTCAATTGACGGGGATGACGGAAAGTGAAGTCTTACACCGTCCTTGTCAAGAGGTGTTTGCCGCGCAGTTGTTCACAGGCATGGATTTTTGCCAGAAATCCTGCCCTTTAGTTACGGAAGCTGGAAACACAACTAACCAACCCCTCTTCGTGATCATCCCGACCCGTTATATGGGACAACAATTAATACAAATTCACTTCGCCATCTGGGATGATCCCTTAACGATTGTTCACTGGATTCAGCCGGTTAATCGCGATTTTAAGCCGGTTATCCCCTTAACGCCTCGCCAACAGCAAATCTTTGCGTTATTAGCTCAAGGGTTAACCCGCCGGGATATTGCCCAACAATTAAACATATCGTTAAGCACTGTCAACACGCATATCCGGCGAGTCTGTGAAATTTGGGATGCACCAACAGAACGTCACGCTCTGACACGGTTTATCCGAATGCAAGGGGGGAACCTTGCGAACTCTCTGCCTTCCTCTTCGTCTTAATGTTCCAGAATATTCTAATGTTGTTCTTGATTCCAATACCATGTGACCAAATGTCGATCCGATGCACAGGATAAGGTGCGCCGAATGCGCTTAAGTTGTGTGGTCACCGTACTCAACGCAATATGATTTTGTTCCGCAATTTGCCGGTGGGTAAGACCCATCGCCAATCCCTGAACTAATTGCAACTGATTCTTGGTGAGTTTCGGGGAAGATTTACTCGCATCGTGGAGAGGCCGCACAAAATGCAAAATGCCTTTCGGGTTATCTAGGATGACATAATGAACCCGAACAATTTGACGCGGAGTATGAGGATTATTCAATATCATGACCGGGTTAATAGTCAATGCATGGCGGCTCGCAGTGGTCAGCGGGCATACCGGCCGGCAAAAAGATGATCCATCAAGATTATGACCATCCACCATATCAAAACACGACTTGCCAACAACATCCTCCACACTGTGCCCCATCCATTCGGCAACAGTGCTATCACACGCCGTGATTTGCCAGTTTTCGTCGACCATAAAATGCGGAATATTGCTCTTAATCACCTGAAGCCCTGCCTTTTAAAATCACTATATTCCTTATAATCTATCATATTCTCGTGAATTCGTCTGGCACCGGTTCAATCCAGTGAGTCGTCCATCCTAGCGTATCTGTCATCATGTGCATCCGCACTTTCGGACCCAAAGGATGTTGCCAGCGCACAACAGGTGGCTCACCCTCTAATGGTCCCGCTTTTATCGGACAAGTTTTGCCGCAATAAGGTTGAGCTGGGTTCAAATAGGTATGAACGATATCAGAACAGGCGTGCCCTTCACTGTCTTGAGGATGAATCCCGGTGATCTTCGCAAGATTTTTATCCCAGTGGCGGATCTTTCCCGCCTTATCCACGACAAAGCACAAACTGTTGCTCGAAAACCGTCGCCTCCCGCCCCATTTGATAGATGCATGGGCATAGATATGCGTTGTTGCATTTTTATGGCTGGCCAATACTTCCCTTAACGCCTGACGGCGTTTCCCGGTGACCGTAGCCCATTGCCAATAAACGTCCCAGGGAATCGCAATTTTAGCATTTTCGTAGGCCTCAACCATCAAGGAAGGGATGTGAACTTCTTTGGCAATATCCTCTTGGGATAATCCCCTCTCTATTCTCCATGCTTTAAGTTGTTTCGCTTGGGCTTGATGGCTCCCTGACCGTTGAATGAATGATTGCGGCAAATTTAATTCCTTTGCCAAATTCTCTAGGCTACCATAATGATGGATGACAGCATGAGAAAGTCTTGGATGATAGCGAAATGCCGCGTTAATGGAAAAACCGTGAATAAAATAATCATAAATCAAGCGCTTAACCCGTTCGCTATTCCACTTCATTTCCGTATGGCCAGTGTGTAGCGCACTTTGGACCGCATCTTCCCAGGATCCAAAATGCTCACAGGCTGCGCGATAAAGGGCCCGGTTCCAAAAGCGAATCGAGCGATCCGATAAGTCTGCGCCGGACTTTTTGGCATCCATAATGAGCGTTTTAACCCGCTCAGCAGTCCATGGGACAGAGAACCGCACGGCGTCAGCATTGACGCCGGCGGCTTCTAGAGCCTTGGCCCATGAACCAAAATAATATCCTGCTGCCGAAACCAACCGGTTATCAATCTTTTGCATTTGATGTGCGGCCAGTTGGCTTCCTTGATCACGGTATTGCTGAATGCGTGAGATGATAATCTCTCGAGACCAGGTCCCAGCTCGAGCCCGCGTTCTCGGTGACTTTTGAGAATCCACGGATAATCCTGCCTCGCTTAAAGCCTCTTTCCATCCGCCAAAATGACGTTTGGCCGCTTGCCACAGCCCTTCATCCTCTTGGCGCACCGCAAAAGAGGTGATGGGGCGGTTGT
The Sulfobacillus thermosulfidooxidans DNA segment above includes these coding regions:
- a CDS encoding LuxR C-terminal-related transcriptional regulator, producing the protein MFYSLDPPKVLIGLRLTVPILCFAELINISRDIWPAIGIGSLALLDVLWCVWQVYRGTEIVNSCVRDILYALAFYILYLMSPNVPGLILAPIAIAEGAYWFATFNIQLVGAGFLLIGFRMWSLHHLMHTFPHPNWPIIMTLLLIISSLFGYLIRQLTESHRKLQQLYDNSLIVINEFVNTLEAHIDHPLTPDLLTGDAGLVKERSRDLALALKQELAPPLTAPSILTPREQEVLNLMAQDYSYRTIAHLLQVSPGTVRAHVASIYRKADVHNKEEALMWAKHCGLIPS
- a CDS encoding SinR family protein, translating into MTYDIRGNDPEDYQSLIDHLKSYPSWWHHLESTWLIKSEDTAKEVLRKCLAYVPQHMEILVVEVGPMWAGAGFDDEGCYNWLWKNLSRQDEKP
- a CDS encoding helix-turn-helix transcriptional regulator, whose product is MIWSNGACFVVNSQFAIEHWNDSLSQLTGMTESEVLHRPCQEVFAAQLFTGMDFCQKSCPLVTEAGNTTNQPLFVIIPTRYMGQQLIQIHFAIWDDPLTIVHWIQPVNRDFKPVIPLTPRQQQIFALLAQGLTRRDIAQQLNISLSTVNTHIRRVCEIWDAPTERHALTRFIRMQGGNLANSLPSSSS
- a CDS encoding LuxR C-terminal-related transcriptional regulator; this translates as MIKSNIPHFMVDENWQITACDSTVAEWMGHSVEDVVGKSCFDMVDGHNLDGSSFCRPVCPLTTASRHALTINPVMILNNPHTPRQIVRVHYVILDNPKGILHFVRPLHDASKSSPKLTKNQLQLVQGLAMGLTHRQIAEQNHIALSTVTTQLKRIRRTLSCASDRHLVTWYWNQEQH